TCATCGGCGAGGAGCGGGGCCTGGTCGAAGGCACCGACAAGACCCACACCTGGATCGTCGATCCGCTCGACGGCACCACCAACTTCATCCATGCCATCCCGCACTTCGCGATCAACATCGCCCTGCAGCGCGAGGGCGAGGTGGTCGCCGCCGTGACCTATAACCCGATCACCGCCGACCTGTTCTGGGCCGAGAAGGGCAAGGGCGCCTGGCTGGGGGCCGAGCGCCGCCTGCGCGTCGCCGCCCGCAACCGCCTGGACGACGCCCTGCTGGCCACCGGCATCCCCTTCCTCGGCAAGCCCGGCCACGCCCAGTTCCTGAAAGAACTGCACCAGATCAGCCAGCGGGTCGCCGGTGTGCGCCGCTACGGCTCGGCGGCGCTGGACCTGGCCTGGGTCGCGGCCGGCCGCTACGACGGCTACTGGGAGCGCGGCCTGAACAGCTGGGACGTGGCGGCCGGCATGCTGCTGGTCACCGAAGCCGGCGGCAAGGTCACCGACCTGAGCGGCGGCGAAGACCCCATTGAGGCCCGGACCATCCTGGCGGCGAATCTGGACATGCACCCGCTGATTCTCGAGAAGCTGCAGGCCGCCAGCTAACCCCCCAACCGCTGTCATCCTTCGGTTCCGCGAAGCGGAATCCGGAGGACCCACCCGTCCGCCTGGCTGCTGGCGTCACCGGGATGGCGCGGGCCGCCGTGACAGCCCTCAGGCTCCAGCCGATCCGGCCCAACGGTGGGTCCTCCGGATCGGCTTCGCCGACCGAAGGATGACAGGGGGGGGGGTCAGGTCGTAAGAACCACCTTCCCCACATGCGCCCCGGCCTCGAGGTAGGCATGCGCCGCCGCCGCGTCCTCGAGCGGGAACGTCCGGTCCACCACCGCCTTGACCTTCCCCGCCTCGACCCACGGCCAGACCACCCGCTCGACCGCCTCCGCCAGCCGCGCCTTCTCGTCGGCCGAGCGCGGCCGCAGCGTGGACCCCGTCAACGTCGCCCGCTTCATCATCAGGCCGAACACCGGCACCTCCAGCATCCCGCCGCCCAGGGCAGCGATGTAGACGATCCGCCCACCCGTCTTCAGCGCCGCCAGATTCCTGGCGAAATAGCTGGCGCCGACCATGTCGAGCACCACATCGACGCCGCCGGCCGCCTTGGCCACGGCTTCGAAATCCTCCGTCGTCACATCCACCGCCACATCGGCGCCCAGCGCCAAGGCCTGGGCCTTCTTGTCCGCCCCGCGCCCGGTGGCGATCACGGTCGCCCCGGCCGCCTTGGCCATCTGGATCGCCGTCACCCCGATGCCGCTGGTCGCCCCATGGATCATCAGCGTCTCGCCGGCCTTCAGCGCCCCATGTTCGAAGACGTTGGCGTAGACGGTGAACACCGTCTCCGGCAGGCCCGCCGCCTCGGTCAGGCTCAAACCCTTCGGGATCGGCAAGGCATGCCGGGCATCGACGACCGCGTACTGGGCATAGCCGCCACCGCCAAGCAGGGCGCAGACCTGATCGCCGGTCTTCCAGCGCCCCGCCCCCTCGACCACTTCACCGGCCACCTCCAGCCCGAGCACCAGCGAGGCGCCGGGCGGCGGCGGATAGGCGCCCAGGCGCTGGACGATGTCCGGACGGTTGACGCCAGCCGCCTTGACCCGGATCAGGACATCGCCCTCGCCCGCGACGGGAATGGGCGCCGTTTCGGGCCGCAGGGCCTCGGCGGGGCCCTTGCCGCCCTCGATGCCGATGGCGGTCATGGTCTGATCGGTCATGGAAGCGTCCCTCAAAGCTTGCGCGCGGCGCGGTTGCGGGGTGAGATAGGCGGAAACAAGGACTTTCGCGATAGGGAGCGACGGCGATGATCGACGAACCCCTCGGGCCCCGGCCGGGCCGTGGCGACAACCTGACGGCGCTTAGCCGCGAGGATCTGGAAATCTACGGGGTTTCGGAACTGGAGGAGCGCATCGAGGCGCTGCAGGCCGAGATCGCCCGCAGCCAGGCGCAGATCGACAAGAAAAACGCCGGAAAGTCGGCCGCCGAAGCCTTCTTCAATTTCAAGAACGGCTAGTTTGGCAAACACGGTCTTAAGGGGTTGGCACGCAGGTTGCAGTCAAACCGGTTCAAAAGGGCCGTGTACGGCTCGCTTGCGTATTATCTGAGGGCGGAGTGTCCATGAACGAAGTTGGCGCGCTGGAGACGGCGCCGTGGCGGGCCGGGGTGATCTCGGATTTCGCCCGGTCGGAGCTGTTTGATCGCACCTTCCAGGAGGGCATGGACCTCGTGGAGGAAACCGCCGCCTATCTCGACGGCGCCGGTCGGCAGGATTCCAAACTGCTCAGCCGCAACGCCGCGCTGGCCTATGCGAGCGAAAGCATGCGCCTGACCACCCGCCTGATGCAGGTGGCCAGCTGGCTGCTGGTGCAACGCGCCGTCCGCGAGGGCGACATGGCCCCGGACGCCGCCTGCGACGACCGCTACCGCCTCGGCGCCGAGGCCGTCTGCACCGGCGAACAGAGCGACGAACTGCTGCCGCTCGGCCTGCTGACCCTGCTCGACCGCTCGGGGCGCCTCTATGATCGCGTCCGCCACCTCGACAAGCGCATGTATGTCGAGGCCGTGGCCGACGAGGTTCCGAACGCCGTGCTGAGCCAGTTCGACCGCCTGCGCACGGCGTTCAGCGGGATGGACGCTTAGCGCGCTTTAGCGCGCCCTTCTCCCGCTTGTCGGGAGAAGGTGGCGGCCGCAGGCCGACGGATGAGGGCAGCACCGGACCGGCCGACTGCGCGCGTTCTGGCGCGTTCGGCGCCGTCGCCAATCCCCAACCTTCCACTCTGCCCTCATCCGACCCGCTTCGCGGGCCACCTTCTCCCGACAAGCGGGAGAAGGGCCGCAGCTCTGAACAAACGAAAAAAGCCGGCTCCCCGAGGGGGCCGGCTCTTCTCCGTCCGCGCTTGCGCGCAGGCGCTTATTTCTTGGTGAAGCCGCCGAACTTGGCGTTGAAGCGGCTGACGCGGCCACCGCGGTCGAGCAGCGTCTGGTTGCCGCCGGTCCAGGCCGGGTGGGTGTTCGGATCGATGTCCAGGTTCAGCGTGGCGCCTTCCTTGCCCATGGTCGAACGGGTCTTGTAGGTGGTGCCATCGACCATCACGACGTTGATGAAGTGATAGTCGGGGTGCGTGTCTTGTTTCATCGGACTGTCCAACCGACATAAATCGGAGAAAAGGTGGATCGCGGGGTCGCCCGCGGAGACCGGCGGCTATACAGAAGGCGCCGCGACAAGGCAAGGCCAGGATTGACCGGTAACCGATGACCGATACTCAAAGCGAACAGGCCATCCTCGACGGCCGCCCCGGCGCCGGCGCGGCCCTGGTCACTTCCTTGCGAGAGGATGCGGCCAAGCGGGGCAAGTCGCGGGACATCCGCAACCTGGGGAATCTGCTGCCCTTCATGATGGCCCACTGGGGCTTCGGCGCGGGCGCCTTCTTCTTCCTGATCATCTCGGTTGGGGCCACGCTCGGCGTCACCGGCGCCGCCAGGGCCGTCGTCGACCAGGGCTTTCTGTCCGGCGGCGCCGATCAGCTGAACTGGGCCTTCATCGGCCTGGGCGCCGTCGCCCTGACCCTGGCGGTCAGCACCGCCTTCCGGTTCTACTTCATCACCCGCCTGGGCGAGCGCGTCGTCGCCGATGTGCGCAAGGCCCTCTACAGCCATATCCTGACCCTCGATCCGACCTTCTTCCTGAAGACCCGCACCGGCGAGGTGCTGTCGCGGATGACCACCGACATCACCCTGATCGAGACCCTGGTCGGCTCGTCCATCTCCATCGCCCTGCGCAACCTGTTCATGCTGATCGGGGCCATCATCCTGCTGGCCCATGTCTCCTGGAAGCTGACCCTGTTCGTCATGCTGCTGGGCCCCATCGTCATCCTGCCGATGTTCATCATCGGCCGGCGGGTGCGCAAACTCTCGACCCAGGCCCAGGACAGCTTCGCCGACGCGGTCGGCTACGCCGGCGAGAGCCTCGACGCCCTGGAGACGGTGCAGGCCTTCGGGCGGGAAAAATACGCCACGGGCCGCTTCAGCGCCGCCGTCGAGTACGCCTTCGGCCGCTCCATGGCCCGCATCCAGGCCCGGGCGACCATGACCCTGCTGGTCATGAGCCTGATCTTCGGCGGCGTCACCCTGATCCTCTGGGTCGGGGCCAAGGCCGTCGTCGCCGGCGACATGACGGGCGGCACCCTGCTGCAGTTCGTCATCCTGTCGGTCATGGCCGCCAGCAGCGTCGGCATGCTGGGCGAGACCTGGGGCGATGTGCAGAAGGCCAGCGGGGCGATGCAGCGGATCAGCGAGCTGCTGGCCTCCCGGCCGAACATCGCGGCCCCCGCCCTGCCGGTCGTGTTGCCCGAGCCGTCGCGCGGCGCTGTCGCCTTCGAGGACGTCACCTTCGCCTATCCGGGCCGCCCGGACCTGCCAGCCCTGAAGGGCCTGACCCTGACCGTGAAGCCCGGCGAGACCGTCGCCCTGGTGGGCCCGTCCGGGGCCGGCAAGTCGACCGTCTTCCGGCTGTTGCTGCGGTTCTACGACCCCCAGAGCGGCGTCATCCGGCTCGACGGCGTCGATATCCGCCAGGCCGATCCCACCGCTGTCCGCAACCGCATGGCCCTGGTCGCCCAGGACAGCTCGCTGTTCAGCGGCTCGGCCATGGACAACATCCGCTTCGGCCGCGAGGAGGCCACCGACGAAGAGGTCCTGGCCGCCGCCGCCCAGGCCGAGGCCCATGGCTTCATCACCGCCCTGCCGGAAGGCTACGCCAGCCCGGTCGGTGAACGGGCCAAGACGCTGTCCGGCGGCCAGAAGCAGCGCCTGGCCATCGCCCGCGCCCTGGTCCGCGAGGCCCCGATCCTGCTGCTCGACGAGGCCACCAGCGCCCTGGACGCCGAGAACGAGCGCCTGGTCCAGAAGGCCCTCGACGAGGCCATGACCGGCCGCACCACCCTGGTCATCGCCCACCGCCTGGCTACCGTCCTGCGCGCCGACCGCATCGTGGTCATGGACGATGGCCGCGTCGTCGAGGAAGGCACCCACGAGGAGCTGGTCGCGAGGGGCGGCCTCTACGCCAAGCTGGCCGGACTGCAGTTCGCCGCCAACGCCGCCTGACCCTCAACTGCGACGCAATGTCGCCGACACGATCCTTGCCGCTGGCGCGTTAGAGGCGTTGGGTTCCGGCGCTCGCTGATTGCGTTCGGCGAAAATGGGGATGTGGCGTGGGTGACCTTGACGCACTGGTGCTGGCAAGACTGCAGTTCGCCTTCACAATCGCCTTTCACATCATCTTCCCGAGCTTCTCGATCGGCCTGGCCAGCCTGCTTGCCGTGCTCGAAGGCCTCTGGCTGACCACCCGCCGCGAGGTGTTCCGCAACCTCTACCTCTTCTGGGTCAAGATCTTCGCCCTCAGCTTCGGCATGGGCGTCGTCTCCGGGGTGGTGATGAGCTACCAGCTCGGCACCAACTGGAGCGTCTTCTCCACGGCTGCCGCCCCGGTCATCGGGCCGCTGTTCGCCTTCGAGGTGCTGACCGCCTTCTTCCTCGAGGCCAGCTTCCTGGGGATCATGCTGTTCGGCTGGAAGAAGGTCGGGCCCGGCCTGCACTTCACCGCCACCGTCCTGGTCGCCATCGGCACCCTGATCTCGGCCTTCTGGATCCTCAGCGCCAACAGCTGGATGCAGGCCCCGACCGGCTTCGCCATCTTGCCGGACGGCAAGCTGATCGCCACCGACTGGTGGGCCGTGGTCTTCAACCCGACCTTCCCTACCCGCCTGGCCCACATGGCGCTCGCCGCCTTCCTGACCACGGCCCTGGCCGTCGGCGGGGCCAGCGCCTTCGTTCTGCTGCGCGACCCCGACCAGCCGGAGAGCCGCATGGCCCTGCGCATGGCCATCGGCATGTTCGCCATCGTCGCCCCGCTGCAGCTGGTCATCGGCCACACCTCGGGCGAGCTCGCCCGCC
The nucleotide sequence above comes from Caulobacter sp. NIBR1757. Encoded proteins:
- a CDS encoding ABC transporter transmembrane domain-containing protein — its product is MTDTQSEQAILDGRPGAGAALVTSLREDAAKRGKSRDIRNLGNLLPFMMAHWGFGAGAFFFLIISVGATLGVTGAARAVVDQGFLSGGADQLNWAFIGLGAVALTLAVSTAFRFYFITRLGERVVADVRKALYSHILTLDPTFFLKTRTGEVLSRMTTDITLIETLVGSSISIALRNLFMLIGAIILLAHVSWKLTLFVMLLGPIVILPMFIIGRRVRKLSTQAQDSFADAVGYAGESLDALETVQAFGREKYATGRFSAAVEYAFGRSMARIQARATMTLLVMSLIFGGVTLILWVGAKAVVAGDMTGGTLLQFVILSVMAASSVGMLGETWGDVQKASGAMQRISELLASRPNIAAPALPVVLPEPSRGAVAFEDVTFAYPGRPDLPALKGLTLTVKPGETVALVGPSGAGKSTVFRLLLRFYDPQSGVIRLDGVDIRQADPTAVRNRMALVAQDSSLFSGSAMDNIRFGREEATDEEVLAAAAQAEAHGFITALPEGYASPVGERAKTLSGGQKQRLAIARALVREAPILLLDEATSALDAENERLVQKALDEAMTGRTTLVIAHRLATVLRADRIVVMDDGRVVEEGTHEELVARGGLYAKLAGLQFAANAA
- a CDS encoding inositol monophosphatase family protein yields the protein MPATSPLINVMTEAARKAGKGMARDFGEVGELQVSRKGSASDFVTAADLKAEQFLFEALTKARPGYSFIGEERGLVEGTDKTHTWIVDPLDGTTNFIHAIPHFAINIALQREGEVVAAVTYNPITADLFWAEKGKGAWLGAERRLRVAARNRLDDALLATGIPFLGKPGHAQFLKELHQISQRVAGVRRYGSAALDLAWVAAGRYDGYWERGLNSWDVAAGMLLVTEAGGKVTDLSGGEDPIEARTILAANLDMHPLILEKLQAAS
- a CDS encoding NAD(P)H-quinone oxidoreductase, coding for MTDQTMTAIGIEGGKGPAEALRPETAPIPVAGEGDVLIRVKAAGVNRPDIVQRLGAYPPPPGASLVLGLEVAGEVVEGAGRWKTGDQVCALLGGGGYAQYAVVDARHALPIPKGLSLTEAAGLPETVFTVYANVFEHGALKAGETLMIHGATSGIGVTAIQMAKAAGATVIATGRGADKKAQALALGADVAVDVTTEDFEAVAKAAGGVDVVLDMVGASYFARNLAALKTGGRIVYIAALGGGMLEVPVFGLMMKRATLTGSTLRPRSADEKARLAEAVERVVWPWVEAGKVKAVVDRTFPLEDAAAAHAYLEAGAHVGKVVLTT
- the rpmE gene encoding 50S ribosomal protein L31 — its product is MKQDTHPDYHFINVVMVDGTTYKTRSTMGKEGATLNLDIDPNTHPAWTGGNQTLLDRGGRVSRFNAKFGGFTKK
- a CDS encoding DUF1192 domain-containing protein, translating into MIDEPLGPRPGRGDNLTALSREDLEIYGVSELEERIEALQAEIARSQAQIDKKNAGKSAAEAFFNFKNG
- a CDS encoding cytochrome ubiquinol oxidase subunit I; the protein is MGDLDALVLARLQFAFTIAFHIIFPSFSIGLASLLAVLEGLWLTTRREVFRNLYLFWVKIFALSFGMGVVSGVVMSYQLGTNWSVFSTAAAPVIGPLFAFEVLTAFFLEASFLGIMLFGWKKVGPGLHFTATVLVAIGTLISAFWILSANSWMQAPTGFAILPDGKLIATDWWAVVFNPTFPTRLAHMALAAFLTTALAVGGASAFVLLRDPDQPESRMALRMAIGMFAIVAPLQLVIGHTSGELARHHQPLKVAAIEAYWKTGPDQPQSLIGWPDRKAGKTHGEIAIPGIGNAIQGVSRDTVIQGLDAWPREDWPVVGLIYWSFRVMVGLGLAMIGLGAWGVWHVYRGGPEASPWFLRASVLMGPMGFVAVIAGWIVAEAGRQPWVIYGVLRTRDAVSPVGAGQVSVSLLAFMVIYAIVFSAGAIYILRLMARGPAPHEEAPTPEDRAPGSPLAVAGEDQ
- a CDS encoding DUF1465 family protein, whose protein sequence is MNEVGALETAPWRAGVISDFARSELFDRTFQEGMDLVEETAAYLDGAGRQDSKLLSRNAALAYASESMRLTTRLMQVASWLLVQRAVREGDMAPDAACDDRYRLGAEAVCTGEQSDELLPLGLLTLLDRSGRLYDRVRHLDKRMYVEAVADEVPNAVLSQFDRLRTAFSGMDA